ATGCGTACTTCACCACCATTCCATTCTCGTTTACGCATATCTCGCCCATCGGTCAGTCCCGAGGGTGAGGCTTAGTAACCTCAAGCAGCACGCGCCGGTCGAACCAGTTTCGGCCGGGTGGCCGTCACGCATGTCCAGGGTCCGCCTAAAGGTGGCGGCGCCTTGTGCGTGCGCAGGGTTACTAACACCCGGCTCGGGTGCGCCTCTCACGATTTGCGAAGAGGTCGCCATGCGGGTCGCCCGACATATTTTCTGTCTGTTTTTCGTCACCTGCGCGATGCCTATGCCGCTCTCTGCGCAGTCCGAAAATGTTTGGGCAGGATTCTGGAATACAATCGGTGGAAGCTACGATGTCGCGCGCGTTGGAGGAGGGTCCGTTGAGGCGCGACCACTGCGGGACAACGCCGACGAAATAATCGGGGCCCGCTTTTTCAAAGAGCGGGGCCGCTCTGATCCCATGGCGGTCACTAACCGGAGCCTGGCGGCCTTTGGCGAAAGTTGCCGAACGCAGTGCGGGACGGTTCTTCCCAACGACGATTCACGGCTAGAGAGCTTCAGGCAGCGCGTCATGGAGCATCTGACCCGACCGACCGGCATGCGCCACCAATGGCGCGGAACTGTAATGATCTGCGATACGGCAAACGGTGAACCACTCGCTGGCTTCGTCGCGCTGGCGAAGGACAATTCGGAAATCTATCGCAGCGGTGACCCAGGCAGCCAGCTGATCGGTTCGTGGTTTGGCGGCCTGCCGAACACGACCGCTATATATCTCTACAAGCCTGATCGCCTGCCAACCCGATCATCACAAATGGCTGCCACGCGGATCGAAGAGCAACGTGTGGAGGGTATACAGGCGAACATGGCCGCCGCGAGACAGGCTGCCGAAGAGTTTCAGCGCGACCTCGCTGTGGGCGATGAAACTAACTGTGGCACCGTGATCGAGGTGCGCGGCCCGATGGCAGAAATCGCCGTACCCATCAGCCGCCCCGCGCCCAATGGTGCCAATACATTCTGGTCTCGGCGTGAGCGGCTTTTCCCTGCCGGAACGGCTGTCTGCACTTTCGGCCTCTGACAATAGCACCGGGCAAGGAGCATCATCGATCATGCGTATCGTTTCCATCCAGACCATCGCCGGCGGCACGGGCGTCACCACGATAGCAACGGAGAAGATCTCGGCGGCCGTAATGGACAGGAAACGGGTGCTGGCCATCGACTTTGGTAACAATCAGATGCTGGAGAAGATGATCTCCGGATGGCATTTCACCCATCTTGGAGATGCGTTGAGCTTATTTTGCCGCGAGCGTCAGCCGCACTGGCACACGATGCAAAGTCTCCCATCGAAATGTCTGCTCCGCCTGCCGAAGGAGAGGTGGGCATATGATCGCTGCGATCGCAGCGCGCTGCTCGAGAAATTCGGCCATGAGACTTTAGCGCACGCGCAATTGCGCCTGCAGGCCAACCTGGTCTCGCTGGGCAAGCATTTCGATGTGTGTGTCGTCGATCTGTCGAAGGCTCATCACCATCTGATGGACATGTTTATCGAGCTCAGTGTCGAGCTCCATTTTTGCGAGCGCCTCAACACGGGTGTGGCAGATTTTGCTGATTACAAGGACCGGTTCCTCAGCCGCCTGACGCCGCTGCCCGGTCAAACGATGTTCAAGCAAGCCGACCGTGGTAATTCACAGCAGTGTATGGATTAGAGGCTCAGTGAAGACGACTGCTTCGCGCCCTCATTCCAGACATACAAAAGGTCGCTGGAAGCTCTTCAAACCGGACATGGGAATGAGGCTTTGAACAATGCGGTCAAGTGGCACTCAAAAGAAGACATCGAACTTGTCTTCAGGGAGACAGGTATGCCGAGAATAAAAGAAGCATCGCGAATCCGCCAGCAAATGCTGGGCTTGAAATTCGGCGGGAAGCACCCGGTTCGTCAGCCTCGGGTACAATTTCTTCGATCGTTGCGGTTAATAGGAGTCCGGCGAGGAAGGCAAGGGTAAGTCCAGTCGCGAAATCTCCTGCATCCTTCAACGCCACGTAACCCGCTGCAGCTCCGAGAACTGGGAGCATTGGGTACGCTGAAAGCATCAACATTCGCTGCATTCTGGGCATTGCCGCAGCTCTGAAATTGGCAGCGATTGCAAAGCCTCCGGGAAGGTTGCCGATGACCTGTGAAGCTGCCAACAACACTCCAAGGCTCGCTGCGACCGCCGCGCCGCTACCAGTCATCAACCCATCTGTCAGCAAATCCACGCCAATCGCAACGTAGGCTCCGACAGTAGTCGCGCGTATCCGATTGCTCGGCAGGCTCGTCCTTATAGCACGAGATAATCTGGCGATACCGACAGAGGCAATAGAGCCGCAAACTAGCCCTACAGCGAGCAGCCAGATCTCGATGCGTTCCATCGCTCTTGGCACCAGTTCCAGGGCCGCGACTGCAGTGGCAAGTCCCGCTGCGGCATGCATTGCTCCGCCCACAAGCCAAGGAGGGGGCTTGCGCCACTCCGCCAATCCAACCCCGATTAAACTGCCGAGCGCCGGCAGCAGTGCGAGCAATAGGACAGAGCCTAGATCCATTGCATCAGCCTTTTCCGGCCCAGCTATTCACGGGAATAGTCAACCTGTGTGGATCGTACCAAGGGGCGGGATCTGAATGGAAGAGATTGATCACATTGAAATGCTCGTCGAACCCAGTGCAAAATCCTGTCGGATCGGCGGCAAGGAACGGCAGCTTCTCGGGTTCACGCGGCGCTACCAAACCGAATTACCTCGTGGTGGAAGGTGTGGACGGCGATCGTGTCTCGCTAGGCATCTGGGCTGCATCCCGCGAGGAGGCGCGCCGTGTTCTATCGCTTGGGGCGATACGCCAGACGGTGTTCGACAAATCGTCCGCGACATATAGTACGCCACTCGTTGCGTCGTATGTCACGCCTACCGGGCGCCCCCTCGCATGCCCGTCTTTCAAGAAACCCGTGAGCACGTCGATGGGCTCGCCGCTCGGACGTCCACCGCGGAAGGGCACGAAGACGACCTTGTAGCCTGACGGATCGGCACGATTCCAACTTCCGTGCATCCCTACAAACGCACCTTCGGCGAACCGGCCTCCCAGGCCACCATCGGTGGTGAAATCGATACCAAGTGCGGCCACATGGGAGCCTAGCGCGTAGTCAGGCACAACGGCCTTTTTGACTAGGTCAGGCCTCGCCGGCTTGATCCTCGGATCGACGTTTTGGCCGTAGTAACTGTAAGGCCAGCCATAAAAGGCACCGTCGCGCACGGAAGTTAGGTAATCGGGGACGAGTTGCGGTCCGAGTTCGTCACGCTCGTTGACGACCGCCCAAAGCTGTTCGTTCCACGGGCCAAAAGCGAGCGCGGTAGGGTTACGGATGCCGGAAGCGAATATCCGACTGGCGCCCGTTTCGCGGTCTATCTCCCATATGACCGCACGGTCCTCTTCGACATCCATGCCGCGTTCGCCGACATTACTGTTTGAGCCGATGCCCACATATAGCTTCGAGCCATCGGGGCTGGCGGTCATCGCCTTGGTCCAGTGGTGATTGATTTTCGCGGGAAGCTTTGTGACTTCGGTACCAGACCCCGCGATTCTGGTCGCTCCTTCGGTATATTCGAAGCTTACCAAATTACCCTGATTGGCTACGTAGAGCGTGCCATCGACCAAGGCCAAGCCATAGGGAGCGTCAAGACCTTCGATAAAAGTGGTCTGGAGATCGGTTTGCCCATCGCCGTCCTCATCACGCAGCAGGGTTAGCCGGTCCCCGCCTTCGACCGGGCTCTTGCCGCGCTTCTTGATCCAGCCTGCGATAACATCCTTAGGCCTTAACTTGGGTGCCTTGCCCCCAGCCCCCTCGGCGACCAAGATGTCGCCATTGGGCAGAACAAGGGTCTGCCGCGGAATCTTCAGATCCTGCGCAATTGCGGAAACGGTATATCCTTCGGGCACGGTAGGCAGTTCGTCCCCCCAACCTTCCGGCGTCGGGATTTCCATCGCTGGCACGAGAGCATCGTTCTGTGCGGGAAGCTCGGGCCGCTCGCCGGTCTGATCGAGATCGGGATCGCTGCTGACCTGGCAGGCGGCAAGCGCGATAGTCAGCGGTAAGGCGAGGTACGAGAGGCGGATCATGCGCGTTTCTCCACCGCAATGGTGCTGTAGGCGATAAAAGCCGCGATCAAGGCAAGGATCGAACAAAGGATCGAAAGAACGAGTCCCAATGTCCCAACGGAATGCCAGCCGTCGCGCGCATGCTGAAAAGCATTCAAAACACCGAGCCCGAACATTGCGGCGACGACGATCAGATAGAGCGTACCGCGGCTTTTCAAGTGGCGGGCACGCCGGAAGAAGAGGCCGAGAAATGCCCAAGCGAGCACCAGACCAGCAAACAGATCCGCCCCGGCGATCAGCCAAGAGGAGAAGTTGGTCCACTGGATCTCCGCCGTATTCAGATAGGTAATATCGGTGAGTAGGGCGGCAGGATAAAGCGCCACGGGAAATGCAAGCAGGATCGCGTGCAACGGATTTGCAAAAGAACGGGAATTAGTGACTGTGCGGTCCATGCGGGCAATCTCCTCTTCCGGCTTTGCCTCTCTGACCTAACCAACAATGGCAGGGAATGTGCCGAAGATTACCCCCGCCGCGGCCAACCCGAGGGCACCAAGAGCAAGCGGCGAGCGTGGAGCAGGTAGCCTCCGGACTTGTACGACCAGTGCGGCGATTGCGATTAGACCCGCACTTATAGCGATGATCCGCGCCATCCCGTCATTCGGGAAAATCAGCACCCCGGCGTAGCTTAAAGCGAAATGCGCGGACCAGATCAGGAAGGCAATCAGAAGGGTGCGATAGATCGAAGGGCGGTCGATCGGCTCGCCAAGCTCGTTGTTCTTCGCTTCAGACACCGGGGAATACCCTCGGCAAGAGAGTAAAGATCATGCCCTGTAGCGCGCAGAACATTATGAAACGTGCGACGATATCCATGGTCACGTTTGTTGGAGTGGTCATGATCCCTCGTGCCTCGCGAAAGGCGAGATAGGCGGCCATGATGACAGCGACCACGACCACCTGTCCCTGAAGCACCGAAAGCATGAAGACAGTCGCGCCCATGCCATTCGCGGTGGGCTCAAGACCCGTCGCGAGCCAACCAGTCACATCGAGGTATAACGCGCCGACCAGCAGGGCCGCAGCAAGTGCCTCCAGCATCCAGGGCAGGTCTTCGGCAAGCCGCCCTTCTTTCGTTGCGAGAAACCGACGCCCGCCCCAAGCCGCAAGAATTGCCGCAACTTCGATCCCGACGATAATTGCGGTTTCGCCGAGGGGCGGGGGCGCACTCCAAACTTCGGGATTGATGCCATAGAGATAGAGATAAGCGAATACGGCCATGAAGCCGATCATGCCGATTACGACCATCAAAGTGTTCAACGCCCACCAGCCGTGGCTTTTCGGCCCCGTGATTGCGATCGGAACCTCGATACCGCCGCCGATGTCAGCGCTTTCCTGTTTGATGGGACGGTCGGTTTCCCAAAGCCATCTTAGCGTACTGAGTACCGCTACAATCCCGCAGAACACAGCAAAGGCATAGCCCTGCACCGTCAGCGAGAGGAAGAAGAGAGCGGTGAACACAGCAGCCGACAATGGCCATGGCGACGGACCGGGCATGAGTTGGACGTATTGCGGTTCAGCCATCACGGTCGAGGTAATCAGCGTCTCGCGCTGGCCAGTGGCAGAATTCGGAAGGAAATAGCGTCCTTCTTCGACCTCCTTCGAGATTTGGGGGCGGTCCCACAATGGTTCACGCGACGTGACCAGGGGGATCGAGCGAGTGGAGTACAAACCGGTCGGAAGCCATTCCAGCGTGCCGCCGCCGTAGATATTGCCTGCGTCATCATGAACCGTGAAACGAAAGCGGCGAGCGAGATCAAACATGAACAGGAGTATCCCAGCGGCCATCACGAAAGCGCCAATGGTTGACACCAGGTTGAGCAAATCGAGATCGCGCCCGGGCAAATAGGTATAGACCCTGCGGGGCATCCCCATGAGCCCGGTCAGGTGCATGGGGAAGAAAGTGATGTGTAGACCCGCGAACATAAGCGCGAAGACCCATTTGCCCACACGCTCAGATAAAGCCCTGCTGCTGGTCATGCCGTGCCAGTGGTAGAACGCGGCAAAC
This is a stretch of genomic DNA from Erythrobacteraceae bacterium WH01K. It encodes these proteins:
- a CDS encoding sorbosone dehydrogenase family protein, with the protein product MIRLSYLALPLTIALAACQVSSDPDLDQTGERPELPAQNDALVPAMEIPTPEGWGDELPTVPEGYTVSAIAQDLKIPRQTLVLPNGDILVAEGAGGKAPKLRPKDVIAGWIKKRGKSPVEGGDRLTLLRDEDGDGQTDLQTTFIEGLDAPYGLALVDGTLYVANQGNLVSFEYTEGATRIAGSGTEVTKLPAKINHHWTKAMTASPDGSKLYVGIGSNSNVGERGMDVEEDRAVIWEIDRETGASRIFASGIRNPTALAFGPWNEQLWAVVNERDELGPQLVPDYLTSVRDGAFYGWPYSYYGQNVDPRIKPARPDLVKKAVVPDYALGSHVAALGIDFTTDGGLGGRFAEGAFVGMHGSWNRADPSGYKVVFVPFRGGRPSGEPIDVLTGFLKDGHARGRPVGVTYDATSGVLYVADDLSNTVWRIAPSDRTRRASSRDAAQMPSETRSPSTPSTTR
- a CDS encoding cbb3-type cytochrome c oxidase subunit I; amino-acid sequence: MRSETGFDYSLYERFPTEKRPDSEVDELNRIWRAPKGWARLTAVNNNYVGFWYVVTAFGFFLAAGILALGMRVQLAAPMQDFLGVDTYNQFFTMHGTVMMFLFAVPMVEAIGIMLLPQMLAARDLPFPRLSAFAFWAYFVGGTMFLLSLFVGLAPDGGWFMYPPLTSIAFSPGINTDFWLLGIGFIEISAIAGAIEIIVGVLRTRAPGMTLDKMPIFAWAMLVFAVMIVVAFPSVILCTMLLEIERAFNWPFFDALRGGDPMLWQHLFWFFGHPEVYIIFIPAAGLMSMMVAAVAKVPLVGYRLNVLALVATGFISFGVWAHHMFTTDMPRVSAGYFSAASMAVSLPAGIQVFCWIATLASGKIKWTTPALFVVGSVVIFTMGGLTGVMVGMVPFDWQAHDTYFIVAHLHYVLMGGMVFPMFAAFYHWHGMTSSRALSERVGKWVFALMFAGLHITFFPMHLTGLMGMPRRVYTYLPGRDLDLLNLVSTIGAFVMAAGILLFMFDLARRFRFTVHDDAGNIYGGGTLEWLPTGLYSTRSIPLVTSREPLWDRPQISKEVEEGRYFLPNSATGQRETLITSTVMAEPQYVQLMPGPSPWPLSAAVFTALFFLSLTVQGYAFAVFCGIVAVLSTLRWLWETDRPIKQESADIGGGIEVPIAITGPKSHGWWALNTLMVVIGMIGFMAVFAYLYLYGINPEVWSAPPPLGETAIIVGIEVAAILAAWGGRRFLATKEGRLAEDLPWMLEALAAALLVGALYLDVTGWLATGLEPTANGMGATVFMLSVLQGQVVVVAVIMAAYLAFREARGIMTTPTNVTMDIVARFIMFCALQGMIFTLLPRVFPGV